Proteins co-encoded in one Aspergillus flavus chromosome 2, complete sequence genomic window:
- a CDS encoding putative mitochondrial dicarboxylate carrier protein (2-oxoglutarate/malate carrier protein), with product MASPTTKESQAAMDFLHHPYTRAALPFINGGLAGMTATTVIQPIDMIKVRLQLAGEGVRTGPRPTAFGVARDIIAGGKILDLYTGLSAGLLRQAVYTTARLGFFDTFSKTLNKRAEAANRKITFAERAGAGLTAGGIAAMIGNPADLALVRMQSDGLKPLEARANYRSVVDALFRISKNEGIPALWAGALPTVVRAMALNVGQLTFFAESKAQLKAHTSLSAQNQTFAASAIAGFFASFLSLPFDFIKTRLQKQQKDPKTGQVPYKGVLDCARKVAKDEGWLRFYRGFGTYYVRIAPHAMVTLIVADYLNLITK from the exons ATGGCTTCTCCAACTACCAAAGAATCTCAGGCCGCGATGGACTTTCTACATCACCCCTACACCCGTGCGGCCCTTCCTTTCATTAACGGTGGCCTAGCGGGAATGACAGCGACCACCGTCATTCAGCCAATTGACATGATCAAGGTGCGCCTTCAGTTGGCAGGGGAGGGTGTACGAACTGGCCCTCGCCCGACCGCGTTCGGCGTTGCCCGCGACATCATTGCCGGCGGAAAGATCCTTGATCTCTATACTGGTCTGTCGGCAGGCTTACTCCGCCAGGCCGTTTACACTACTGCCCGCCTGGGTTTCTTCGATACTTTCAGCAAAACGCTCAATAAGCGCGCCGAAGCCGCAAATAGGAAGATCACTTTCGCGGAGCGCGCCGGTGCGGGCCTTACCGCTGGTGGAATTGCTGCTATGATTGGTAATCCCGCTGACTTGGCCCTCGTACGCATGCAGTCAGACGGCCTGAAGCCCCTAGAGGCGCGAGCAAACTACCGTTCGGTGGTGGATGCACTCTTCCGCATTTCGAAGAATGAGGGCATCCCGGCCTTGTGGGCAGGAGCTTTGCCAACCGTCGTGCGGGCTATGGCTCTCAATGTTGGTCAATTGACTTTCTTCGCTGAGTCTAAGGCTCAGCTGAAGGCTCACACGTCCCTGTCGGCTCAAAACCAGACCTTTGCTGCTTCCGCTATCGCTGGTTTCTTCGCCAGCTTCCTTTCTTTACCCTTCGACTTCATCAAAACTCGTCTGCAGAAGCAACAGAAAGACCCTAAGACCGGCCAGGTGCCGTACAAGGGTGTGTTGGATTGCGCTCGCAAAGTTGCCAAGGATGAGGGTTGGTTGAGGTTTTACCGCGGATTCGGGACGTACTATGTGCGGATCGCACCCCATGC GATGGTCACGCTTATCGTGGCTGATTATCTCAACCTCATTACCAAGTAA
- a CDS encoding mRNA cap methyltransferase, translating to MSSPQAASPAPESTEAHNGALASPTAVQEEPRPGYSKRRRLQERHQQLRKRGRTPPSAYARRDMNETAQQHNRNESSNRSPSPLAPPRSPSPDAQARKRKRPGGGARMGLVDRETLRRRQEERERSQQEEAMRFSQNRGVTDIVRHHYNAVPQRGREWRKTESKIKGLRSFNNWIKSTLIQKFSPDEEFVARSIGTKDWADETAPPPMEDKRLLVVDLGCGKGGDLGKWQLAPQPVDLYVGLDPAEVSIVQARERYNGMRTGRGPRGRRGPLFHAEFAPKDCFGEYLGDVPIVQQVGIDPNAGPGGSVMSSRWGGGGFDVVASMFTIHYAFESEEKARQMLRNVAGCLKKGGRFLGVCPNSDIISARVAEMNAKRKERETAAKKEEAEPEDGEVEEDDNKIEWGNSIYRVRFSGDTPEDGIFRPPFGWKYSYFMEEAVEEIPEYVVPWEAFRALTEDYNLELQYRKPFLEVWKDEKDDQELGPLSERMGVRDRNTGALLMTEEEKEAASFYHAFCFYKTHLQHAEEKLTDSAGEVNERLTDARVRLQRLKERRGERKNFNEGEENGARQQGDTDDWEERLRELEERVEGATERLEGQMRGTIDGEVRVDGLVGVLGTIEREVEQESSFGRSTRSTRRTTRRRGGEEDDDDDEEDGDYEEAEEERGEESVPPSRRLDKLLGENYADWDKLSLTERYSSNNAYIGFYRIIHEAKHPGEDIPPLPHASTWFSHLEDPTTGSAQLADSSARRTRRRRSPSPADSDEIAIESERISLKCPLTLLYFRDPVTSSKCPHSFEREAIEDMIAHSSTTVPAPQPAGAAGRSARRVRSVKCPVCSVVLTAADLRPDPVLVRRVRRHEAALRREAEEDELSDGARRRRSGARKSGITLVDDDGAEDANEMDVDSDETSDEDDRQNKESSSSQDHVRIKQEMSTAPVDDD from the exons ATGTCTAGCCCACAAGCTGCCAGTCCAGCCCCAGAGTCTACCGAGGCTCACAACGGAGCTCTTGCCTCCCCTACG GCTGTACAGGAGGAACCAAGACCTGGGTATTCCAAGCGCAGGCGTCTCCAGGAACGACATCAACAACTACGAAAGCGCGGCAGAACACCCCCATCAGCTTACGCTCGTCGCGACATGAACGAGACGGCGCAGCAGCACAATCGCAATGAATCATCAAACAGATCTCCCTCACCGCTCGCTCCACCGCGCTCTCCATCGCCCGACGCGCAGGCGCGCAAGCGCAAGCgtcctggtggtggtgcccGGATGGGCTTGGTAGATCGCGAAACTCTACGTCGGagacaggaagaaagagagcgtTCCCAGCAAGAGGAAGCTATGCGATTTTCTCAGAACCGTGGGGTGACTGACATTGTCCGTCACCACTACAATGCTGTGCCCCAGCGCGGAAGAGAGTGGCGAAAGACCGAGAGTAAGATTAAAGGCCTACGAAGCTTCAACAACTGGATCAAGAGTACCCTCATTCAGAAGTTCTCACCGGATGAGGAGTTCGTGGCTAGGTCCATTGGCACCAAGGACTGGGCGGATGAAACCGCCCCACCCCCCATGGAGGATAAACGTCTTTTAGTTGTAGATCTGGGGTGTGGTAAGGGGGGTGATTTGGGCAAATGGCAACTAGCTCCTCAACCAGTGGACCTCTATGTTGGCCTCGATCCAGCCGAGGTTTCTATCGTCCAAGCGCGCGAGCGTTACAATGGTATGCGGACTGGGCGTGGCCCACGGGGGCGACGTGGGCCTCTCTTCCATGCTGAATTCGCTCCTAAGGATTGCTTTGGGGAGTATCTGGGGGATGTCCCTATTGTTCAGCAAGTAGGTATTGACCCCAATGCCGGGCCAGGTGGATCGGTGATGAGTTCACGCTGGGGCGGCGGTGGTTTCGATGTGGTAGCTTCTATGTTCACAATTCATTACGCATTTGAAAGCGAGGAGAAAGCAAGACAGATGCTGCGCAATGTAGCTGGGTGTCTGAAGAAGGGTGGCCGATTCTTGGGAGTTTGCCCCAATTCGGACATCATCAGTGCACGAGTGGCGGAGATGAACGCGAAGCGAAAGGAACGTGAGACTGCAGCGAAAAAGGAGGAGGCAGAGCCCGAGGACGGTGAGGTTGAAGAGGACGATAACAAGATTGAATGGGGCAATTCGATCTACAGAGTTCGATTTTCGGGCGATACACCTGAAGATGGAATCTTCCGACCTCCTTTCGGATGGAAGTACAGCTATTTCATGGAAGAGGCTGTAGAGGAAATCCCCGAGTATGTTGTGCCATGGGAAGCTTTTCGAGC ATTAACGGAGGATTACAACCTCGAGCTCCAGTATCGGAAACCGTTCCTGGAAGTCTggaaagacgagaaagacGATCAAGAGCTGGGACCCCTAAGTGAACGCATGGGTGTTAGGGATCGAAACACTGGCGCCCTGCTCATgaccgaagaagagaaggaggcagCTA GTTTCTACCACGCGTTCTGCTTCTACAAG ACGCATCTTCAGCACGCGGAGGAGAAACTCACCGATTCGGCTGGGGAGGTTAATGAGCGGCTTACTGATGCGCGGGTACGGTTGCAGCGGTTGAAGGAGCGGAggggggagaggaagaattttaatgagggggaggagaatgGGGCGCGGCAGCAGGGGGATACGGATGATTGGGAGGAGAGGCTGagggagttggaggagagggTTGAGGGTGCTACGGAACGTTTGGAGGGGCAGATGCGGGGGACGATTGATGGGGAGGTTAGGGTTGATGGGTTGGTTGGGGTTCTTGGGACGATTGAGAGGGAGGTTGAGCAGGAGAGTAGTTTTGGGAGGAGTACGAGGAGTACGAGGAGGACGACTAGACGGCGgggtggggaggaagatgatgatgatgacgaggaggatggaGATTATGAGGaagcggaggaggaaaggggGGAGGAAAGTGTGCCGCCgtcgaggaggttggatAAGTTACTTGGGGAGAACTATGCGGATTGGGATAAGCTTTCTTTGACGGAGAG ATACTCGTCCAATAACGCCTACATTGGGTTCTATCGGATTATACACGAAGCGAAACACCCCGGCGAAGATATTCCTCCACTACCGCATGCATCGACGTGGTTCTCACATCTGGAAGATCCAACTACGGGTTCGGCGCAATTGGCCGATTCTTCGGCCCGGCGCACGCGTCGTCGGAGATCTCCTTCCCCGGCGGACTCAGATGAGATCGCCATCGAGAGCGAGCGCATATCGCTCAAGTGCCCTCTTACTTTACTTTACTTCCGGGACCCTGTGACAAGTTCCAAATGTCCGCATAGCTTTGAACGCGAAGCGATTGAAGATATGATTGCGCATAGTTCGACGACTGTTCCCGCGCCCCAACCGGCGGGAGCCGCCGGCCGCAGCGCGCGTCGTGTTCGCTCCGTCAAGTGTCCGGTGTGCTCAGTCGTCCTGACTGCGGCTGATCTCCGGCCGGATCCTGTTTTGGTTAGGAGGGTACGCAGACACGAAGCAGCGTTGAGACgggaagcggaagaagatgagTTGTCCGACGGGGCGCGGAGGAGACGGTCTGGGGCGAGGAAAAGTGGGATCACTCTTGTTGACGATGATGGGGCCGAGGACGCAAATGAGATGGATGTGGATTCGGATGAGACATCGGATGAGGATGATAGGCAGAATAAGGAAAGTTCCAGCAGCCAAGATCATGTACGAATCAAACAGGAGATGAGCACAGCTCCTGTCGATGATGATTAG
- a CDS encoding C3HC zinc finger-like-domain-containing protein: MSYAVETKKRKFHRVLESLTKPSNAESSSKPTPAATTATTTTTANTNERISADLAAKKARLSDRQDGNDLASVRKTVLRVARSSSRDSSVSSSSRPSYVPWDRERFLERLETFRRVDRWSPKPSAINELEWAKRGWICTDVSRVACVGGCGGSVVVKLPDELDELDGYDSEKVQERKEVRAKLVEEYASLLVQGHGENCPWRNKGCDATIHRLALSNPDTAISGLRTRYLNIAKMADQLPFQEIIQTPEPFDLETIIKILPDDFERLEEHTEIAVPQTPQRVDENQLASVQSPSNRGISINRTAFALAFFGWDSVADGAAGLAGCGACFRRLGLWMYKPKNNGDVSVYDALDVATEHMEYCPWVSGKAQSGTGKSSEKSAELRSGWELLAQALKVKHRRHIRSTVSVDSRAVSETPSADGLAVDEANNEAKKASDREWWAKLRRMRQVLNVKSPKKPTAP, from the exons ATGTCGTATGCCGTGGAAACTAAGAAGCGCAAGTTTCATCGAGTTCTAGAATCATTGACGAAACCTTCGAACGCCGAATCCTCGTCCAAACCAACCCCCGCCGCAACTACAgcgacaacaacaacaacagcaaaTACAAATGAACGAATCTCCGCAGATCTGGCAGCGAAAAAGGCTCGCTTGAGTGATCGTCAGGATGGAAATGATCTTGCATCTGTGCGGAAAACAGTTTTGAGGGTTGCTCGTTCAAGTTCTCGAGATTCGTCAGTGTCGTCGTCCTCGCGGCCGAGTTACGTCCCCTGGGATCGCGAGCGTTTTCTTGAAAGACTGGAGACATTTCGCCGGGTTGATCGATGGTCACCGAAACCATCGGCGATAAACGAATTGGAATGGGCTAAGCGTGGCTGGATCTGTACGGATGTGTCGCGAGTGGCATGCGTAGGAGGGTGTGGCGGTTCCGTTGTCGTCAAACTACCAGATGAGCTCGATGAGTTAGATGGGTATGATAGCGAAAAGGtacaggagaggaaggaagtTC GCGCCAAACTCGTCGAAGAATATGCTAGTCTTCTAGTGCAAGGGCATGGCGAGAATTGTCCATGGCGAAACAAGGGCTGCGATG CTACGATCCATCGCTTGGCCTTATCCAACCCCGATACAGCAATCTCTGGTCTCCGGACACGCTATTTGAACATCGCTAAGATGGCCGATCAGCTACCATTTCAAGAAATCATCCAGACCCCTGAGCCATTTGACCTCGAGACCATAATCAAGATACTGCCAGATGATTTTGAGAGACTTGAGGAGCATACCGAAATAGCTGTGCCTCAAACCCCTCAACGCGTCGATGAAAACCAACTGGCTTCCGTTCAAAGTCCGTCTAATCGAGGAATCTCGATTAATAGAACGGCTTTTGCGCTTGCCTTCTTTGGGTGGGACTCCGTCGCAGATGGTGCGGCAGGTTTGGCAGGCTGCGGTGCCTGCTTCCGGCGCCTGGGACTCTGGATGTACAAACCGAAGAACAACGGTGATGTGTCTGTTTATGATGCACTCGACGTTGCTACCGAGCATATGGAGTACTGCCCATGGGTCAGCGGCAAGGCTCAAAGCGGTACCGGAAAGTCATCTGAGAAGTCAGCCGAGCTGCGCAGTGGATGGGAACTCTTGGCTCAAGCGCTCAAAGTGAAACATCGCCGACATATAAGATCCACAGTGTCTGTGGATAGCCGTGCTGTTTCCGAAACTCCCTCTGCGGATGGTCTAGCGGTTGACGAAGCAAACAATGAAGCCAAAAAGGCTAGCGACCGCGAATGGTGGGCAAAGCTGCGACGAATGAGACAAGTACTAAATGTCAAGTCTCCAAAGAAACCAACTGCGCCATAA
- a CDS encoding cytochrome c oxidase assembly protein cox15, translating to MIGSRRSGSRPLVCPQLPAFYLSRRTKQFLQTSIAAISLIMASLGSSVSFMRSFTPRLSKEFFTCRQCLGRSQNYATKSTFRKNFAVSPFTQNTSKLNTPASFPKTKSAIPNIFRRSASGSAAANAVEEGASNAKSSFPKVSDKTVAYWLLGSAASVFGIVVFGGLTRLTESGLSITEWRPVTGSLPPMNAEDWESEFAKYRASPEFQLLNPHMTLSEFKSIYYMEWIHRLWGRFVGLSFVLPALYFVARKKVSKPMALRLGGIAGLIGFQGFIGWWMVKSGLKDDLFAPGSHPRVSQYRLTAHLGAAFVCYVAMLWNGLAILRSHRLLADPEAGIKLLDSLRDPKLKIFRRSVAGLAALVFVTAMSGALVAGLDAGLIYNEFPFMGTGLAPPKSELFDERYSRHEDRSDLWWRNMLENPSLVQLDHRILAMTTFTTIMALWAYTRRSPTMKRLLPPAAKKGVHGVVAFAFCQVGLGISTLLYLVPTPLASAHQAGSLFLLTWVLVLGSRVWHPSRTAKLLQMAVKARGQAISSATAHGPRNL from the exons ATGATTGGTTCGCGCCGCTCGGGGTCTCGGCCTCTCGTCTGTCCGCAACTTCCCGCATTTTATTTGTCTCGCAGGACCAAACAATTTCTCCAAACATCAATTGCTGCCATATCCCTAATTATGGCTTCCTTGGGGAGCTCCGTGTCCTTCATGCGGAGTTTTACTCCTCGACTGTCCAAGGAATTCTTCACATGTCGTCAATGTCTAGGGCGAAGCCAGAATTATGCGACGAAATCCACTTTCCGTAAGAATTTCGCTGTCTCGCCCTTTACTCAGAATACCAGCAAGCTCAATACGCCTGCTTCATTTCCAAAAACGAAAAGCGCAATTCCAAACATCTTCAGAAGGTCGGCCTCAGGCTCCGCGGCAGCGAATGCTGTTGAGGAAGGTGCTTCCAATGCAAAATCCAGCTTTCCTAAGGTCAGCGATAAGACGGTGGCATACTGGTTGCTAGGCAGTGCAGCTAGCGTTTTTGGCATTGTGGTCTTTGGTGGCCTCACCAGGTTGACAGAATCTGG CCTGAGTATCACCGAATGGCGTCCCGTTACCGGATCTCTTCCCCCTATGAACGCAGAAGACTGGGAGTCTGAGTTCGCAAAGTATCGCGCATCTCCCGAATTTCAACTGTTGAACCCGCACATGACCCTCTCTGAGTTTAAGTCGATCTACTACATGGAATGGATTCACCGTCTTTGGGGCCGTTTTGTTGGTCTGTCGTTCGTGCTTCCCGCACTCTATTTCGTCGCTCGCAAAAAGGTTAGCAAGCCAATGGCACTGCGGCTCGGTGGTATTGCTGGCTTGATTGGTTTCCAAGGTTTTATCGGTTGGTGGATGGTCAAGTCCGGACTCAAGGATGATCTCTTTGCACCAGGCAGCCACCCCCGGGTGAGCCAGTACCGTTTGACGGCGCACCTTGGAGCTGCATTCGTCTGCTATGTTGCGATGCTTTGGAATGGTCTTGCTATACTCCGCTCACACCGTCTACTGGCTGATCCTGAGGCTGGCATCAAGTTGCTGGACTCGCTCCGTGACCCCAAACTCAAGATTTTCCGTCGCTCGGTTGCCGGTTTGGCTGCTCTGGTTTTCGTAACGGCCATGTCTGGTGCTCTAGTTGCTGGTCTGGATGCTGGTCTCATCTACAACGAGTTCCCCTTTATGGGCACAGGACTGGCTCCACCCAAGTCGGAGCTCTTCGACGAAAGGTATTCACGTCATGAGGATAGGTCTGACCTATGGTGGAGGAATATGCTTGAAAACCCGTCTCTTGTTCAACTTGATCATCGTATCTTGGCTATGACTACCTTCACTACCATTATGGCTTTGTGGGCTTACACTCGTCGGTCCCCTACCATGAAGCGACTTCTCCCACCTGCTGCTAAGAAGGGAGTGCACGGAGTTGTCGCCTTTGCATTCTGCCAGGTCGGCCTGGGTATCTCCACGCTGCTCTATCTTGTTCCCACCCCTCTTGCCTCTGCCCATCAAGCTGGAAGCTTGTTCCTTCTCACCTGGGTTCTGGTTTTGGGAAGCCGGGTCTGGCACCCGTCGAGGACTGCCAAGCTACTGCAGATGGCAGTCAAGGCCCGTGGCCAGGCAATTTCCAGTGCGACTGCTCATGGTCCTCGTAACCTTTGA
- a CDS encoding putative eukaryotic translation initiation factor subunit eIF2B-gamma (hypothetical protein Ao3042_10768), with protein sequence MVHSTPVPSSGFQALILCGPGESLNTISSNPEENPKCLIPIALRPMVYYPLDWCKRAGITDIILITPPSALTPLKAALQQNPYLTSLPSPSPTVIAPKDLKMTTGTAELLRLPEVQACIRSNFLLLSCDLLCDIPGEHLLEAWLVSQGELGPASQGGLSVFYPAKGIKDEVKKEPTDFMAITSLEQDEVPAVSRYKLSKLVLSMPMDTLKEQIEEDKTFLLRHTLVEKHASVKMLTSYRDAHLYILPKWVQSLAQYQERFESVSEDLIGYWAKAEWQRGLSEKLGINKILGGQNENQEDHGSNDGDLLEEEIDLRGMTTTHAQGSEARSTNSTPNDQSSVEVPSILAYMTKSSEQLVRRVDSSALVLAMSLRLAKLESVEEVGRAAASPFSHASKIATPEGIASKSIVTKGDCLLGSNVTVEEKCVIKESCISPNAKICSGARLTRCVIMDNAVIGPKCVLTGCIVGRYSQVGRDSVLKDCEVQDGVVVEEETDAKNEQFMSFEGLDEDDEDDMDVEDDEDNNDEAVF encoded by the exons ATGGTGCATTCAACGCCAGTACCAAGCAGTGGCTTCCAAGCTTTGATCCTCTGTGGTCCCGGCGAGAGCTTGAATACAATTTCCTCAAACCCGGAAGAGAATCCAAAATGTTTAATTCCCATTGCA CTAAGGCCGATGGTGTACTACCCGCTGGATTGGTGCAAGCGCGCAGGAATAACTG ATATCATACTGATTACACCTCCCTCCGCTCTTACTCCCCTTAAGGCCGCTCTACAACAAAATCCATATCTTACTTCACTCCCTTCGCCTTCACCTACCGTTATAGCCCCGAAGGATCTCAAGATGACGACAGGAACGGCGGAGCTACTCCGACTACCAGAGGTACAAGCTTGTATTCGATCTAATTTCTTGCTCCTAAGCTGCGATTTACTATGCGATATCCCCGGTGAACATTTGCTTGAGGCATGGTTAGTCTCACAAGGTGAATTGGGCCCAGCTTCCCAAGGAGGCTTGTCCGTGTTCTATCCCGCAAAAGGCATTAAGGACGAGGTCAAAAAAGAGCCGACAGATTTCATGGCAATCACCTCTCTCGAGCAAGATGAGGTCCCCGCTGTCTCGCGATATAAACTCTCGAAATTGGTTTTATCCATGCCGATGGATACATTGAAAGAGCAGATAGAGGAAGATAAGACCTTCTTACTCCGTCATACTTTGGTTGAGAAGCATGCCTCGGTCAAAATGTTGACCAGCTATCGAGATGCACACTTATACATTCTGCCTAAGTGGGTCCAATCGCTTGCCCAGTACCAGGAGCGGTTTGAATCCGTGAGCGAAGACTTGATTGGGTACTGGGCGAAAGCGGAGTGGCAGCGCGGGCTGAGTGAAAAACTCGGGATCAATAAGATACTAGGCGGACAGAATGAGAATCAAGAGGACCACGGAAGCAATGACGGCGATctgttggaggaagagattgatCTTCGTGGCATGACCACTACCCACGCCCAGGGTTCCGAAGCCCGGTCTACAAATTCCACTCCCAATGACCAGTCCTCGGTGGAAGTGCCATCAATTCTAGCATACATGACCAAGTCATCTGAGCAGCTCGTTCGGCGCGTTGACAGTTCCGCTTTGGTGTTAGCGATGTCACTGCGTCTCGCCAAGCTCGAGTCTGTTGAAGAGGTTGGCCGTGCTGCTGCTTCGCCTTTCAGTCATGCCTCGAAGATCGCTACTCCTGAAGGAATTGCCTCGAAGTCTATTGTCACCAAAGGCGACTGCTTACTAGGATCTAACGTGACG GTGGAGGAAAAGTGTGTTATAAAAGAATCGTGCATTTCGCCTAATGCAAAGATTTGCAGCGGTGCTCGCTTGACGAG ATGTGTAATTATGGACAACGCGGTCATTGGGCCAAAGTGTGTACTCACAGGATGCATCG TGGGTAGATACAGTCAGGTCGGGCGAGATTCCGTTCTTAAG GACTGTGAGGTTCAAGATGGTGTTGTGGTTGAGGAAGAAACCGACGCCAAGAATGAACAATTTATGAGCTTCGAGGGCcttgacgaggatgacgaggatgatatggatgtcgaggatgacgaggataaTAATGACGAGGCTGTTTTCTAG
- a CDS encoding vacuolar sorting protein translates to MRSLENKAIQVIARDMKALVRKIQDLRHIGIEDNRIALPKICVIGDQSTGKSSLIEGMSEIKVPRSAGTCTRCPMEINLSEGEPGQPWACQIYLSRRYMYDGSRKFRTPRKAQPLGPWIEQDQEDEHFITLSEKDQVQEAIKWAQLAILNPGQSSREYIPGENAGTNTHYQVKFSPNIVRLDISAPDFPNLSFYDLPGVISQAELDEEKYLILLIENLVKEYISQQNCIVLLTLPMTDDATNSSAARIMRNVRGAHQRTLGVLTKPDRIQAGESYSQWVDILEGYKFKLGHGYYIVRNNPDPEIEHSQAREEEDDFFDSPPWTAEELAPYQDRFGTRRLQTSLSSLLLEQIQGCLPGIVEQINTKAARINEELKELPDPPSANVLYILCKLLYDLGDRIRANFEGGSSGYPLLKIWGHIAQDFRAALIRTRPTVSLLSQSDRTSFPVQPDGDSDCEMTSAPRPVKRKSPSVPPDTQMPKPGPSGYSTNHFNQFIQPARVFTWEDIREINEDSCRAGIPDQADPKALEKLRQLSVQHWDGPMLVFLKATHNLVKEMLLKQLREVFFQYYQTTLFRELKRIIEKYLGELQEKHTRYAIDNYNIEHHKPFTMATAQLEHATKDAYHFLSTRRHLARADLYLELQGKCPENESKRAAELKKLTTAELGPDRFFQEVKMMAVSLLSLLTLCIDVDFLVYSWLL, encoded by the coding sequence ATGAGGTCATTAGAGAATAAGGCAATCCAGGTGATCGCACGCGACATGAAGGCCCTAGTCCGGAAGATACAAGATCTCCGCCATATTGGCATAGAAGATAACCGGATTGCTCTACCCAAGATCTGTGTAATAGGAGACCAGAGCACTGGTAAGAGCTCACTCATAGAAGGAATGTCTGAGATAAAGGTTCCCAGAAGTGCTGGTACTTGTACGAGGTGTCCAATGGAGATAAATCTCTCTGAGGGCGAGCCCGGCCAGCCTTGGGCATGTCAGATATATCTATCACGGAGATACATGTACGATGGATCGCGAAAATTCAGAACTCCCAGAAAGGCTCAGCCACTTGGTCCATGGATTGAGCAAGATCAGGAAGACGAACACTTCATTACCCTGTCTGAAAAAGACCAGGTTCAGGAAGCCATCAAGTGGGCCCAACTTGCTATTCTGAACCCAGGACAGTCTTCCAGGGAATATATTCCAGGAGAGAACGCGGGTACCAACACGCATTACCAAGTCAAGTTCTCGCCTAACATTGTACGCCTTGACATCTCAGCACCCGATTTTCCCAATTTATCATTCTATGATCTTCCTGGAGTCATTAGCCAGGCCGAGTTGGACGAAGAGAAATATCTTATCTTACTCATTGAAAATCTCGTCAAGGAGTACATCTCACAACAAAACTGTATTGTTTTATTGACTCTGCCCATGACGGATGACGCTACAAACTCTAGCGCAGCACGCATCATGAGAAACGTGCGCGGTGCTCACCAACGCACCTTAGGTGTACTGACAAAGCCTGATAGAATACAGGCAGGTGAATCATATTCGCAGTGGGTAGATATCTTGGAGGGCTACAAATTCAAACTTGGACATGGCTATTACATTGTTCGCAACAACCCGGACCCAGAGATAGAACATTCCCAAGCccgagaagaggaggacgacTTTTTTGATTCACCTCCTTGGACGGCTGAAGAGCTAGCACCGTACCAAGATAGGTTTGGGACTCGTCGCCTTCAAACATCGCTTTCAAGCCTACTTCTGGAGCAAATACAGGGGTGTCTTCCGGGGATAGTTGAGCAAATCAATACTAAGGCCGCTCGAATCAATGAGGAGCTCAAAGAGCTCCCTGATCCACCTTCTGCAAATGTTCTATACATTTTATGCAAGCTTCTTTACGATCTGGGAGACAGAATTCGTGCTAATTTTGAAGGAGGCTCTTCGGGTTACCCTCTGCTGAAGATCTGGGGCCATATAGCGCAGGACTTTAGAGCGGCATTGATCCGAACACGCCCAACAGTGTCGCTTTTGTCACAATCAGATCGAACATCTTTCCCAGTACAACCTGATGGAGATTCAGACTGCGAGATGACATCAGCGCCACGACCAGTGAAGCGCAAATCGCCCAGTGTCCCTCCAGACACGCAGATGCCGAAACCGGGGCCTTCGGGGTACTCTACCAATCACTTTAATCAGTTCATCCAACCTGCTCGAGTTTTCACCTGGGAAGATATCCGCGAGATTAATGAGGACTCATGCCGTGCTGGAATTCCCGACCAGGCAGATCCCAAGGCCCTCGAGAAGCTCCGGCAGCTGAGTGTCCAGCATTGGGATGGACCAATGCTAGTTTTTCTCAAGGCGACACATAATCTAGTCAAAGAAATGCTGCTGAAGCAGCTCAGAGAAGTCTTTTTTCAGTACTATCAGACGACCCTCTTCAGGGAATTGAAACGGATCATCGAGAAATACCTTGGAGAACTTCAGGAAAAACATACAAGATACGCCATTGATAATTACAATATCGAACATCACAAACCATTTACTATGGCTACAGCGCAGCTTGAACATGCTACTAAGGACGCGTACCACTTTCTGAGTACTCGGCGCCACCTGGCTAGAGCCGATTTATACCTCGAACTTCAGGGAAAGTGTCCAGAAAATGAGTCGAAAAGGGCAGCCGAGCTCAAGAAGCTGACAACAGCTGAGCTTGGACCGGACAGGTTTTTCCAAGAAGTAAAGATGATGGCGGTAAGCTTGTTGTCGCTCTTAACACTTTGCATAGACGTTGACTTTCTAGTCTACTCGTGGTTACTATGA